One part of the Oncorhynchus clarkii lewisi isolate Uvic-CL-2024 chromosome 7, UVic_Ocla_1.0, whole genome shotgun sequence genome encodes these proteins:
- the LOC139412888 gene encoding gap junction alpha-3 protein-like — protein MGDWSFLGRLLENAQEHSTVIGKVWLTVLFIFRILVLGAAAEEVWGDEQSDFTCNTQQPGCENVCYDEAFPISHIRFWVLQIIFVSTPTLIYLGHVLHIVRMEEKHREKEEEQRKASRHQEERDPLYRNGGGGGKKEKPPIRDEHGKIRIRGALLRTYVFNIIFKTLFEVGFILGQYFLYGFQLSPLYKCGRWPCPNTVDCFISRPTEKTIFIIFMLVVACVSLLLNLLEIYHLGWKKVKQGVSNEFAPDRMALPLARDEAVESNMIQEGIAHPALNCLPTYGGVNVVYLPNEQANAMAALSEQQAAAAELKMDPFHEDFLLEAPPTSFYNSEGSGQQQSMEQNWANMAMELQTLDAAKSSSYPPLPSSPSPPPSSSSHTSSDQEQSPPPPDTAPLIPDSRSSTLPLGESRRGEEHQQQEEEEAEAALPLTHVDDVTVTRVEMHEPPIFIAADARRLSRASKTSSVRARPDDLAV, from the exons ATGGGTGACTGGAGCTTTCTGGGGCGGCTGCTGGAGAACGCTCAAGAACACTCCACCGTGATTGGCAAG GTGTGGCTGACAGTCCTCTTCATCTTTCGTATCCTGGTCCTGGGGGCGGCTGCGGAGGAAGTGTGGGGAGACGAGCAGTCGGACTTCACCTGCAACACGCAGCAGCCCGGTTGCGAGAACGTGTGCTACGACGAAGCCTTCCCCATCTCGCACATCCGCTTCTGGGTGCTGCAGATTATCTTCGTGTCCACGCCCACCTTGATCTACCTGGGACACGTGCTGCACATTGTCCGCATGGAGGAGAAACAccgggagaaggaggaggagcagcgGAAGGCCAGCCGGcaccaggaggagagagacccTCTGTACAggaacggaggaggaggagggaaaaagGAGAAGCCCCCAATCAGAGACGAGCACGGTAAAATCCGCATCCGGGGGGCTCTCCTGCGCACATACGTGTTCAACATCATCTTCAAGACGCTGTTCGAAGTGGGCTTCATCCTGGGTCAGTACTTCCTGTATGGCTTCCAGCTCAGCCCCCTGTATAAGTGTGGTCGCTGGCCCTGCCCCAACACGGTTGACTGCTTCATCTCACGCCCCACAGAGAAGACCATCTTCATCATCTTCATGCTGGTGGTAGCCTGCGTCTCCCTGCTACTCAACCTGCTGGAGATATACCACCTGGGATGGAAGAAGGTGAAGCAGGGGGTCAGCAACGAGTTTGCGCCCGACCGAATGGCGCTCCCCCTGGCCAGAGACGAGGCGGTGGAGTCCAACATGATCCAGGAGGGGATCGCCCACCCGGCCCTCAACTGCTTGCCCACGTATGGTGGTGTGAACGTGGTGTACCTGCCCAACGAGCAGGCAAACGCCATGGCCGCTTTATCCGAGCAGCAGGCAGCGGCGGCGGAACTCAAGATGGACCCTTTCCATGAAGACTTCCTGCTGGAGGCTCCTCCCACATCCTTCTACAACAGTGAGGGCAGTGGCCAGCAGCAGTCCATGGAGCAGAACTGGGCCAACATGGCCATGGAACTGCAGACCCTGGACGCTGCCAAGtcctcctcctaccctcctcttccctcctccccttctccgccaccctcctcctcctcccacacctCCTCTGACCAGGAGCAGTCACCCCCTCCACCGGACACTGCCCCTCTTATCCCCGACTCCCGCTCCTCCACCCTCCCGCTGGGGGAATCGAGAAGGGGTGAGGAGCACCAGCAGCAGGAAGAAGAGGAAGCAGAGGCGGCGCTGCCACTGACGCACGttgatgatgtcacagtgacccgGGTGGAGATGCACGAGCCGCCCATTTTCATAGCGGCGGACGCCCGCAGGCTGAGCAGGGCCAGCAAGACCAGCAGTGTCCGAGCCCGGCCCGACGACCTTGCTgtgtaa